A region from the Mycobacterium heidelbergense genome encodes:
- a CDS encoding AAA family ATPase — protein sequence MSNVNSTAAALALTEDWCRPGAYAGTALAAERREVLEWAQARIGELIGLQSAKDRFAVWLGQHDAPHHGGVVASCSEHHMVFLGAPGTAKTTFARVVAEVLFGLGTITRPDLTKVSAHDIAAGSPSHSAARMKNVCGRARGGVLFLDQAYRLAPDTEDHCGGVEAIYTLLTCMAAYRDELVVILAGHARPMQDFLTIHAGLAVQFPFTATFTSYTPNDIVAIGRHLASREQLLVQDAAWDLLRTETTRLRSIPHGHGTLLDVAGNAHYAHDVIHTCQRTRLRRLHKLAPHRRDLEHLLHTNPSALHANTTDMQRALTATHPATAISTYQHLHPNTQTQQTPTPSTTG from the coding sequence ATGAGCAATGTCAACAGTACGGCGGCGGCCCTGGCACTCACAGAAGACTGGTGCCGACCGGGTGCATATGCGGGTACCGCGCTGGCCGCCGAGCGCCGCGAGGTGCTCGAGTGGGCGCAAGCGCGTATCGGCGAATTGATCGGTTTGCAAAGCGCTAAAGACCGTTTCGCGGTGTGGCTCGGCCAGCACGATGCCCCACACCACGGTGGTGTCGTGGCCTCGTGTTCTGAACACCACATGGTGTTCCTGGGTGCGCCGGGCACGGCGAAAACGACGTTCGCCCGGGTGGTCGCTGAAGTGCTGTTCGGGTTAGGCACGATCACGCGCCCGGACCTCACCAAGGTCAGCGCCCACGACATCGCCGCCGGCAGCCCCTCGCACAGCGCGGCCAGAATGAAGAACGTGTGCGGCCGGGCGCGCGGTGGGGTGCTGTTCCTCGACCAAGCTTACCGGCTGGCCCCCGACACCGAAGACCACTGTGGGGGTGTGGAGGCCATCTACACGCTATTGACGTGCATGGCGGCCTACCGCGACGAGCTCGTCGTCATCCTGGCCGGTCACGCCCGCCCGATGCAGGACTTCCTGACAATCCATGCCGGACTCGCCGTGCAGTTCCCGTTCACCGCGACGTTCACCAGCTACACCCCCAACGACATCGTCGCCATTGGGCGCCACCTAGCCAGCAGGGAGCAACTTCTTGTCCAGGACGCGGCGTGGGATCTGCTGCGCACCGAAACAACACGACTGCGATCCATCCCCCACGGCCACGGCACACTGCTCGATGTCGCCGGCAACGCCCACTACGCCCACGACGTCATCCACACCTGCCAACGCACACGACTACGCCGACTCCACAAACTCGCACCCCACCGCCGCGACCTCGAACACCTCCTCCACACCAACCCCAGCGCCCTCCACGCCAACACCACCGACATGCAACGCGCCCTCACCGCAACACACCCAGCCACAGCAATATCAACCTACCAACACCTACACCCCAACACCCAAACCCAGCAAACACCAACACCCTCAACAACCGGATAA
- a CDS encoding dynamin-like GTPase family protein, whose product MTQLDDPRRVNVIVELIDHTIAIAELNDRNDLAQRLTRARERILDPKIRVVIAGQLKQGKSQLLNSLLNLPVARVGDDEATVVITVVSYGDPPSARLVVAAGPNGEPAAIDIPVDDINTDLRRAPQAGSREVLRVEIGAPSPLLQGGLAFIDTPGVGGHGQPHLSATLGLLPDADALLMVSDTSQELTEPEMRFISQAYQICPVAVLVATKTDLYPHWREIVSTNAGHLQRAGVPIPILPVSSLLRSHAVTLNDKELNDESNFPSIVRFLSEKVLSRETDRVRDQVLSEIRSAAEHLVMSVGSELAVVDDPDFRDRLADDLERRKREAQDALNQSALWQQVLNDGFTDLYADVDHDMRARFRALTEEIERRIDACDPTRHWAEIGMDVEETVATAVGDNFVWSYRRAEALADDVARSFADAGLDSVMSPELTGRLMGGDFGRLKSLAQLESKPAGKGQKMVTGLRGSYGGVVMIGMLSSVAGLGLFNPLSVGAGLLLGRMAYKEDRENRLMRARAEAKTNVRRFVDDVSFVVGKESRDRLKAIQRALRDHYRDIGNEVARSLNESLQATLTEAHIEETERDNRIRELERQLNILDQVIDNLEKLTPPVTVGRS is encoded by the coding sequence GTGACCCAACTCGATGACCCGCGGCGGGTCAACGTCATCGTCGAACTGATCGACCACACCATCGCCATTGCCGAACTCAACGACCGCAACGACCTGGCGCAGCGCCTGACCCGGGCCCGCGAGCGCATCCTCGACCCGAAAATCCGGGTCGTGATCGCCGGGCAGCTCAAACAGGGCAAGAGCCAACTGCTCAACTCGCTGTTGAACTTGCCGGTGGCGCGGGTCGGCGACGACGAGGCCACCGTCGTGATCACCGTCGTCAGCTACGGCGACCCGCCGTCGGCCCGGCTGGTCGTGGCCGCGGGACCCAATGGCGAACCCGCGGCCATCGACATCCCGGTCGATGACATCAACACCGACCTGCGTCGAGCGCCGCAAGCCGGCAGCCGCGAGGTGCTGCGCGTCGAGATCGGCGCGCCCAGCCCGCTGCTGCAGGGCGGGCTGGCGTTCATCGACACCCCCGGCGTCGGCGGCCACGGGCAGCCGCACTTGTCCGCGACGCTCGGACTGCTGCCGGATGCGGACGCCCTGTTGATGGTGAGCGACACCAGCCAGGAACTGACCGAACCGGAGATGCGGTTCATCAGCCAGGCGTATCAAATCTGCCCCGTCGCCGTGTTGGTGGCCACCAAAACCGATCTGTACCCGCACTGGCGCGAGATCGTCAGCACCAACGCCGGGCACTTGCAGCGCGCGGGCGTGCCGATCCCGATCCTCCCGGTGTCGTCGCTGCTGCGCAGCCACGCCGTCACGCTCAACGACAAAGAACTCAACGACGAGTCGAACTTTCCGTCGATCGTCAGGTTCCTCAGCGAGAAGGTGCTGTCCCGCGAGACGGACCGGGTGCGGGATCAGGTCCTATCCGAAATACGTTCGGCTGCAGAGCATTTAGTGATGTCCGTGGGCTCCGAGCTGGCCGTGGTCGACGACCCGGACTTTCGTGACCGCCTCGCCGACGATCTGGAGCGGCGCAAGCGCGAGGCCCAGGATGCCCTCAACCAGTCCGCCCTGTGGCAGCAGGTGCTCAACGACGGATTCACCGACCTGTACGCCGATGTGGACCACGACATGCGGGCCCGCTTCCGCGCCCTCACCGAGGAGATCGAGCGCCGGATCGATGCGTGCGATCCGACCCGCCACTGGGCCGAGATCGGCATGGACGTCGAGGAGACGGTCGCCACCGCCGTCGGGGACAACTTCGTCTGGTCCTACCGGCGGGCCGAAGCGTTGGCTGACGACGTGGCCCGTTCATTCGCCGATGCGGGGCTGGACTCGGTCATGTCTCCGGAACTGACCGGTCGTCTGATGGGTGGCGACTTCGGCCGGCTCAAGTCGCTGGCCCAGCTGGAATCCAAGCCGGCCGGCAAGGGCCAGAAAATGGTCACGGGCCTGCGCGGCTCCTACGGCGGTGTGGTGATGATCGGCATGTTGTCGTCGGTGGCCGGGCTGGGTCTGTTCAACCCGCTGTCGGTGGGAGCCGGGCTGCTGCTGGGCCGCATGGCCTACAAGGAGGACAGGGAGAACCGGCTGATGCGGGCACGCGCCGAGGCCAAGACCAACGTCCGGCGCTTCGTCGACGATGTGTCGTTCGTGGTGGGTAAGGAGTCGCGCGACCGGCTCAAGGCGATCCAGCGCGCGCTGCGCGACCACTACCGCGACATCGGCAACGAGGTCGCCCGATCGCTCAACGAATCGTTGCAGGCCACCCTCACCGAGGCGCACATCGAAGAAACCGAGCGCGACAATAGGATTCGTGAACTGGAGCGGCAGTTGAACATCCTGGACCAGGTCATCGACAACCTAGAAAAGCTGACGCCCCCGGTAACCGTAGGACGCTCGTGA
- a CDS encoding Rv0340 family IniB-related protein encodes MANSLLDFVIALVRDPDAAAHYAANPAQAIADAHLTGVTSADVNNLIPMVSDSLSMASPAGAASGAPAVEHSNVWSSGAAAAALDSFAPHTPAGVVERHGPVTTVISQPSMPAPADPHPPGPVPHEPSVLFTGVEVPDSTIDHGGFPAQDVSAWDHPAPHPHTVDPDHHGFGIHG; translated from the coding sequence TTGGCAAACTCGTTGCTTGACTTCGTGATCGCGCTGGTGCGGGATCCCGACGCGGCCGCCCACTACGCGGCCAACCCGGCGCAGGCGATCGCCGATGCCCACCTTACAGGTGTGACCAGTGCTGACGTGAACAATCTGATCCCGATGGTGTCGGATTCGTTGTCGATGGCCAGTCCCGCGGGTGCCGCCTCGGGAGCGCCCGCCGTCGAGCACAGCAACGTCTGGTCGAGCGGCGCGGCCGCGGCGGCGCTCGACTCGTTCGCCCCGCACACCCCGGCGGGAGTCGTCGAGCGGCACGGTCCGGTCACCACCGTGATCAGCCAACCGTCGATGCCGGCCCCCGCCGATCCACATCCGCCGGGGCCCGTCCCGCACGAGCCGTCGGTGCTGTTCACCGGCGTGGAAGTGCCCGACAGCACGATCGACCACGGGGGGTTCCCGGCACAGGATGTGAGCGCCTGGGACCACCCGGCCCCCCACCCGCACACCGTCGACCCCGATCACCACGGCTTCGGCATCCACGGGTGA
- a CDS encoding amidohydrolase family protein, with translation MRTIALEEHYATTKFLSGPGAWLASRPGIIEPISDLGGGRIAAMDEAGVDLAVLSLAAPGVEQLDGPEAVRLARNCNDELAAAVGRHPDRLAGFAAVPISAPEAAAEELERAVRQLGFPGAVINGHSKGRYLDDRYFEPVLERAAALKVPIYLHPTIPPAGVIESSYAGFAADVTFVLATVGWGWHINTATHVLRLILGGVFDRYPELQFIIGHMGEATSFMLPRFDATLTPELTGLRHPVSTYLRQNLHYTFANFNDEATYANLVAQVGVGRVCFSADYPFGSMRAARSFLDRLPLSPDDRALISHRNAERLLGL, from the coding sequence ATGCGGACCATCGCACTCGAAGAGCATTACGCCACAACGAAATTCCTGAGCGGGCCGGGCGCCTGGCTGGCGTCGCGGCCCGGGATAATCGAGCCGATCAGCGATCTCGGTGGGGGCCGCATCGCGGCGATGGACGAGGCGGGCGTCGACCTGGCGGTGCTGTCGCTCGCTGCGCCGGGAGTCGAACAACTCGACGGGCCGGAAGCGGTTCGGTTGGCCCGCAATTGCAATGACGAGCTCGCGGCGGCGGTCGGGCGGCACCCAGATCGGCTGGCGGGGTTTGCCGCCGTGCCCATCAGCGCGCCGGAGGCGGCGGCCGAGGAACTCGAGCGCGCGGTGCGCCAACTCGGCTTTCCCGGCGCGGTCATCAACGGGCACAGCAAGGGCCGCTACCTGGACGACCGATACTTCGAACCCGTTCTCGAGCGCGCGGCCGCGCTGAAGGTCCCGATCTACCTGCACCCGACCATCCCGCCGGCGGGCGTCATCGAGTCCAGCTACGCGGGGTTCGCCGCCGATGTCACCTTCGTGTTGGCCACGGTGGGCTGGGGCTGGCACATCAACACAGCGACGCATGTGCTGCGTCTGATACTCGGCGGCGTGTTCGACCGATACCCGGAGTTGCAGTTCATCATCGGGCACATGGGGGAGGCGACGTCGTTCATGCTGCCGCGGTTCGACGCCACCCTAACGCCCGAGCTGACCGGGCTCCGGCACCCCGTCAGCACGTATTTAAGGCAGAACCTGCACTACACCTTCGCCAACTTCAACGACGAAGCGACCTACGCGAACCTGGTCGCGCAGGTCGGCGTTGGCCGCGTGTGCTTTTCGGCCGACTACCCGTTCGGGTCGATGCGAGCGGCACGGTCGTTCCTCGACCGGCTGCCGCTGAGCCCCGACGACCGGGCGCTCATCAGCCACCGCAACGCGGAGCGGCTGTTGGGGCTGTGA
- a CDS encoding amino acid permease translates to MPPLDSAAARLAREDAGYHKGLKNRQLQMIALGGAIGTGLFLGAGGRLASAGPALFVVFGVCGIFVFLILRALGELVLHRPSSGSFVSYSREFFGEKLAFVAGWMYVLNWAMTGIVDTTAIAHYCHYWKAFHVIPQWTLALIALVVVLSMNLISVKAFGELEFWASLVKVLALVTFLVVGTVFLVGRFKVDGQSTGTGLWNSHGGLLPAGLLPVVLVTSGVIFAYAAIELVGIAAGETANPEKIMPRAINSVVFRIAVFYIGSTVLLALLLPYTAYRDHVSPFVTFFSKVGFSGAGSVMNLVVLTAALSSLNAGLYSTGRILRSMAINGSGPKFTALMSKNGVPYGGILLTSAVGLLGIVLNAVKPSQAFEIVLHIAAVGIVFAWGTIVASQLQLYRLAKAGTLQRPSFRMPLAPYSGYLTLAFLVCVVILMLFDKMQGPWLLGAMIVGVPGLFGGWFLVRHRVRAAAEDTAVPASPPTDPSVAA, encoded by the coding sequence ATGCCACCGCTAGACAGCGCCGCCGCGCGGCTCGCGCGCGAAGACGCGGGCTATCACAAGGGTCTCAAAAACCGCCAGCTGCAGATGATCGCCCTCGGCGGCGCCATTGGAACCGGCCTTTTCCTCGGTGCCGGAGGACGTCTCGCCTCGGCAGGGCCCGCGCTGTTCGTGGTCTTCGGGGTCTGCGGCATCTTCGTCTTCTTGATCCTGCGCGCGCTGGGCGAGCTGGTGCTGCACCGCCCGTCGTCGGGATCATTTGTGTCCTACTCCCGCGAATTCTTCGGGGAGAAACTGGCTTTCGTCGCGGGCTGGATGTACGTCCTGAACTGGGCGATGACGGGGATTGTGGACACCACCGCGATCGCGCACTACTGCCACTACTGGAAGGCGTTCCACGTCATCCCCCAGTGGACCCTCGCATTGATCGCGCTGGTGGTGGTGTTGTCGATGAACCTGATCTCGGTCAAGGCATTCGGTGAGCTGGAGTTCTGGGCCTCGTTGGTCAAGGTGCTGGCGCTGGTGACGTTCCTGGTCGTCGGCACGGTCTTCCTCGTCGGGCGCTTCAAGGTCGACGGTCAAAGCACCGGCACGGGGCTGTGGAACAGCCATGGCGGGCTGTTGCCTGCCGGCCTGCTGCCCGTGGTGCTCGTCACCTCAGGGGTGATATTCGCTTACGCCGCAATCGAATTGGTCGGCATCGCGGCCGGCGAGACGGCAAACCCGGAGAAGATCATGCCGCGCGCGATCAACTCGGTGGTGTTCCGCATCGCGGTCTTCTACATCGGGTCCACCGTCCTGCTGGCCCTGCTGCTGCCCTACACCGCCTACAGGGACCACGTCAGCCCGTTCGTTACGTTCTTCTCCAAGGTCGGTTTCAGCGGCGCGGGAAGCGTGATGAACCTGGTGGTTCTCACCGCCGCGCTGTCGAGTCTGAACGCGGGACTGTACTCCACCGGCCGCATCCTGCGGTCGATGGCGATCAACGGCAGCGGCCCGAAGTTCACCGCGCTGATGTCGAAAAACGGTGTGCCGTATGGTGGGATCCTGCTCACGAGCGCGGTGGGTTTGTTGGGCATCGTGCTCAACGCCGTCAAGCCGAGCCAAGCGTTCGAAATCGTGCTCCACATCGCCGCGGTGGGCATTGTGTTCGCGTGGGGGACGATCGTGGCGAGCCAGCTGCAGCTCTACCGGCTGGCAAAGGCCGGGACCCTGCAGCGCCCGAGCTTCCGGATGCCGCTGGCCCCGTATAGCGGCTATCTCACGCTGGCTTTCCTGGTCTGCGTGGTGATCCTGATGTTGTTCGACAAGATGCAGGGGCCTTGGCTGCTGGGCGCGATGATCGTCGGCGTCCCGGGGCTCTTCGGCGGTTGGTTCCTGGTCCGTCACAGGGTGAGGGCCGCCGCCGAAGACACCGCCGTGCCGGCCTCACCGCCCACCGACCCGTCCGTGGCGGCCTGA
- a CDS encoding DUF433 domain-containing protein, with protein sequence MSFPLDLTVTLTGVTRWQLSHWRKTGLLVPEVQAYRPPLYSFRDLVALRTVAKLRAETSLQKVCRAFKNLSEFDLTEHPSAYRFATDGKTIAVWTDNGFMDIVRNPGQYHIYLLEDIFRPFVNKRGQKVADFEAPRPRISVDPHRLGGWPTIAGTRVPYDTVASALRGGDLNPKDLRFYYPGVSKAAAKDALDFANEVAERGGKRLAPSLMPVCTGSATERKNTMACSAS encoded by the coding sequence GTGAGTTTTCCCCTCGACTTGACGGTCACACTGACCGGGGTCACTCGCTGGCAGCTTTCGCACTGGCGAAAGACGGGGCTTCTTGTGCCGGAGGTTCAGGCCTACCGGCCGCCCCTCTACTCATTCCGCGACCTGGTCGCATTGCGAACCGTCGCGAAATTGCGAGCCGAGACGTCCCTGCAGAAGGTCTGTCGCGCCTTCAAGAACTTGTCAGAGTTCGACCTGACCGAACATCCTTCCGCCTATCGATTTGCGACAGACGGCAAGACAATCGCGGTGTGGACTGACAACGGCTTCATGGACATCGTTCGGAATCCTGGCCAATACCACATCTACTTGCTAGAGGACATCTTCCGTCCCTTTGTGAACAAGAGGGGGCAGAAGGTCGCCGACTTCGAGGCACCTCGTCCACGTATTTCCGTTGACCCGCACCGCCTTGGGGGCTGGCCGACCATCGCAGGTACACGGGTTCCCTACGACACCGTTGCGTCGGCGCTCCGAGGTGGTGACCTCAACCCGAAAGACCTCCGTTTCTACTATCCAGGGGTCTCAAAAGCCGCCGCCAAGGACGCACTTGATTTCGCCAACGAAGTCGCTGAACGCGGAGGGAAACGCCTCGCGCCCTCTTTGATGCCGGTCTGCACTGGGTCGGCCACCGAGCGAAAGAACACGATGGCCTGTTCGGCATCGTGA
- the iniC gene encoding isoniazid-induced dynamin-like GTPase IniC → MSTSDQVRAILGGTIQAYRGEPAYRQRPDVFYELDRIGARLGEPIRIALAGTLKAGKSTLVNALVGEDIAPTDATEATRIVTWFRHGPTPKVTANHWGGRHSNVPINRSAGLTFDFRTLNPADVADLDVEWPAEELVDVTIIDTPGTSSLARDISERTLQLLLPPDGVPRVDAVVFLLRTLNAADIALLKQIGHLVGGAAGALGIIGVASRADEIGAGRIDAMLSAADVAKRFTREMNRTGICQAVVPVSGLLALTARTLRQSEFLALQRLAGADNATLSRAMLSADRFVRADSPLPVDAATRAQLLERFGMFGLRISIAVLAAGVTDAAGLVDELLERSGLVALRQVIDRQFAQRSDMLKAHTALVSLRRFVEAFPIVATPYIIADIDPLLADTHAFEELRLLSQLHCRPTTLNDDEVASLRRIIGGSGTDPASRLGLQPGDPQEGPRAAFAAAQRWRRRAEHPLNDPFTTQACRAAVRSAEAMVADFAARGYDMSNVRPR, encoded by the coding sequence GTGAGCACGAGCGATCAGGTCCGCGCGATTCTCGGCGGAACCATCCAGGCCTATCGGGGCGAGCCGGCGTATCGGCAACGCCCCGACGTCTTCTATGAATTGGACCGCATCGGCGCGCGGCTGGGCGAACCGATCCGCATCGCGCTGGCCGGCACGCTCAAGGCCGGAAAGTCCACTCTGGTCAACGCTTTGGTGGGCGAGGACATCGCCCCGACGGACGCCACCGAGGCCACCCGGATCGTGACGTGGTTCCGGCATGGCCCGACGCCGAAGGTCACCGCCAACCACTGGGGCGGACGGCATTCGAACGTCCCGATCAACCGCAGCGCCGGCCTGACGTTCGACTTCCGGACGCTCAACCCGGCGGATGTGGCCGACCTAGACGTCGAATGGCCGGCGGAAGAACTGGTCGACGTCACCATCATCGACACCCCGGGGACGTCGTCGTTGGCGCGCGACATCTCCGAACGCACCCTGCAGCTGCTGTTGCCCCCCGACGGGGTGCCGCGGGTCGACGCGGTGGTGTTCCTGTTGCGGACCCTCAACGCCGCCGACATCGCGCTGCTCAAACAGATCGGTCACCTGGTCGGCGGCGCGGCGGGGGCGCTGGGTATCATCGGCGTGGCGTCACGGGCCGACGAGATCGGCGCCGGCCGGATCGACGCGATGCTGTCGGCGGCCGACGTGGCCAAGCGGTTCACCCGCGAAATGAATCGGACGGGCATCTGCCAGGCGGTGGTGCCGGTGTCCGGGCTGCTCGCGCTCACCGCGCGCACGCTGCGTCAGAGCGAATTCCTCGCGCTGCAGCGGCTCGCTGGCGCCGACAACGCCACGCTCAGTAGGGCCATGCTGAGCGCGGATCGCTTCGTGCGAGCGGACAGCCCGTTGCCCGTCGACGCCGCGACCCGCGCGCAACTGCTCGAACGGTTCGGCATGTTCGGCCTCCGGATCTCGATCGCCGTGCTGGCCGCCGGGGTCACCGACGCGGCGGGACTGGTCGACGAACTGCTGGAGCGCAGCGGGCTGGTGGCGCTGCGCCAGGTCATCGACCGGCAATTCGCGCAACGCTCCGACATGCTCAAGGCGCACACCGCGCTGGTGTCGTTGCGCAGGTTTGTCGAGGCGTTTCCGATCGTGGCGACGCCGTACATCATCGCCGACATCGACCCGCTGCTGGCCGACACCCATGCCTTCGAAGAGCTGAGACTCCTCAGCCAATTACATTGCCGCCCAACCACCTTGAACGACGACGAGGTCGCCTCGCTGCGCCGCATCATCGGCGGCTCGGGCACCGACCCGGCCAGCAGGCTGGGCCTACAGCCCGGCGATCCGCAGGAGGGTCCGCGCGCCGCATTCGCCGCCGCACAACGTTGGCGACGCCGCGCCGAGCACCCCCTCAACGACCCGTTCACCACCCAGGCCTGCCGCGCCGCGGTGCGCAGCGCCGAGGCGATGGTCGCGGATTTCGCCGCACGCGGTTACGACATGTCCAACGTTCGGCCGCGCTAA
- a CDS encoding Hsp70 family protein — protein sequence MSESLGLSIGVANLVAARATGAPVARSSVLTLFEHRPTEVGLPEENRNLTEPGLVLRGFVERVGDRAPLVAADGTKYLGEVLTVEAIEAMARTVGYGTPVTIAVPAYWSEAQSTALREEFFAQTDLTRSGVAPVLVSDATAALAALRAKPGFPTGGVVALCDFGASGTSVTLFNAASNFQQIGPSVRYADFSGDGIDQLILNHVRASEATSTTRIGAQNRLLGECRRAKEQLSAATAATVAAGSGDDVRLSRNQFEQLISEPLDRFVSTVEEVLRRNGIPRSTLASVATVGGGASIPLITTRLSGRLQVPIHTAPQPASSAAVGAAVLGQQRASAGASTAASPMVETPTELVETARVTSGDGAVAWSQDADDAADPVPYTGRDATGEYTRETTDFDDADGDRSAASLPWYKRTALVLSVVGAGVAVLVAVVLALTLGHTKTNPVNTTPPNSPPPPTSQTVTITGPNDTTTVTVIPPPPPPSTEPPASTATSQPPTTTSPPTTTSAAPTTTSPATTTAPPTPTRERPLPLRPESPFRR from the coding sequence ATGAGCGAGTCGCTCGGGTTGTCGATCGGGGTGGCCAACCTGGTCGCAGCCCGCGCGACCGGCGCCCCGGTGGCCCGCAGCTCCGTATTGACGTTATTCGAGCACCGGCCGACTGAAGTCGGCCTGCCGGAAGAAAATCGCAATCTCACCGAACCCGGCCTGGTGCTGCGCGGATTCGTCGAGCGGGTCGGCGACCGCGCCCCGTTGGTGGCGGCCGACGGGACGAAGTACCTCGGCGAGGTGCTGACGGTCGAAGCGATCGAAGCGATGGCCCGTACGGTCGGCTACGGGACGCCGGTCACCATCGCGGTCCCCGCGTATTGGTCGGAGGCCCAGTCCACCGCGTTGCGCGAGGAGTTCTTCGCCCAGACCGATTTGACGCGAAGCGGCGTGGCTCCGGTGTTGGTCTCCGACGCCACGGCCGCGCTGGCGGCGCTGCGCGCCAAGCCGGGATTCCCGACCGGCGGCGTCGTTGCGCTGTGCGACTTCGGCGCCAGCGGCACCAGCGTCACCCTGTTCAATGCCGCCTCGAACTTCCAGCAGATCGGCCCGTCGGTGCGGTACGCCGATTTCTCCGGCGACGGAATCGATCAGCTCATCCTCAATCACGTGCGGGCCTCTGAAGCCACCAGCACCACGCGAATCGGCGCACAAAACCGCCTGCTCGGCGAATGCCGGCGCGCCAAGGAGCAACTGTCGGCGGCCACGGCGGCCACGGTCGCGGCGGGTTCCGGTGACGACGTTCGGCTGTCCCGCAACCAATTCGAGCAACTGATTTCCGAGCCGCTGGACCGGTTCGTCAGCACCGTGGAAGAGGTGTTGCGGCGCAACGGGATTCCGCGATCCACCCTGGCGTCGGTGGCGACCGTCGGTGGCGGCGCAAGCATTCCGCTCATCACGACGCGCCTGTCGGGCCGCCTGCAGGTGCCGATCCATACCGCACCGCAGCCCGCGTCGAGTGCGGCCGTGGGCGCGGCGGTGCTCGGCCAGCAGCGAGCCTCGGCGGGCGCCTCGACAGCGGCAAGCCCAATGGTCGAGACCCCGACCGAATTGGTCGAAACCGCCCGGGTCACCAGCGGCGACGGTGCCGTGGCGTGGTCGCAAGACGCCGACGACGCAGCCGATCCGGTGCCCTATACCGGCCGCGACGCCACCGGCGAATATACCCGTGAGACAACGGATTTCGATGATGCGGACGGTGACCGCTCCGCCGCGTCCCTACCGTGGTACAAGCGCACGGCGCTGGTCTTGAGCGTGGTCGGCGCGGGTGTGGCCGTGCTGGTGGCGGTGGTGTTGGCGCTGACCCTGGGCCACACCAAAACCAACCCGGTCAATACGACCCCACCGAACTCACCGCCACCGCCAACGTCGCAAACCGTGACCATAACGGGGCCGAACGACACCACCACCGTGACGGTGATCCCGCCTCCACCGCCACCGTCGACCGAGCCACCCGCGAGCACGGCAACGAGCCAGCCCCCCACCACGACGAGCCCACCGACCACCACGAGCGCCGCGCCGACCACGACATCGCCGGCAACCACCACCGCGCCGCCAACGCCCACACGGGAAAGACCGCTGCCGCTCCGCCCGGAGTCCCCGTTCCGGCGTTAG
- a CDS encoding AAA family ATPase yields MSVGWREWDDEDTTDTDEVLGATGIWLIPRTPPVLEKPRHRIVTTSISRDAHADAALARECQEVLEWAQARIDELTGLAEAKEHFTMWRTTLQNNHHHHGVEHGGVVTSCRENHMVFLGAPGTAKKTFARVIAEVLFGFGVITRPEVTEITAHDIVAGDPSHSAARMKTVCDDARGGVLFLDEAHQLAPHTESLSWGGEVIAALQTHVADYPGELVVILAGHPTPMQNFLTTHAGLAGRFPHTVAFTSPTPNDIVALGHRLAGKENLTIEDTAWELLRTEATRLRSIPHGHGTLLDAAGNAHYTHDVIHTCQRARLRRLHKLAPHRRDLEHLLHTNPSVLHANTTDMQRALTATHPAVST; encoded by the coding sequence ATGTCTGTGGGTTGGCGAGAGTGGGATGACGAAGACACCACCGATACCGATGAGGTGTTGGGTGCTACCGGTATTTGGCTCATCCCACGAACACCCCCGGTTCTCGAGAAGCCGAGACACCGGATCGTCACCACCAGCATCAGTCGCGACGCGCACGCGGATGCCGCACTGGCTCGCGAGTGTCAGGAAGTCCTGGAGTGGGCCCAAGCACGTATCGACGAACTGACCGGTTTAGCCGAGGCTAAAGAACACTTCACAATGTGGCGCACCACCCTACAAAACAACCACCATCATCATGGTGTTGAGCATGGTGGCGTGGTGACGTCTTGTAGGGAAAATCACATGGTGTTCCTCGGCGCGCCGGGCACAGCGAAGAAAACGTTCGCCCGAGTGATCGCCGAAGTGTTGTTCGGGTTCGGTGTAATCACCCGCCCGGAGGTCACCGAGATCACCGCCCACGACATCGTGGCGGGCGATCCTTCACACAGCGCGGCCAGGATGAAAACCGTGTGCGACGACGCGCGTGGTGGGGTGTTGTTCCTCGACGAGGCCCACCAGTTGGCCCCCCACACTGAAAGCCTCTCCTGGGGTGGGGAGGTGATCGCCGCCCTGCAAACCCACGTCGCGGACTACCCCGGCGAACTGGTCGTCATCCTCGCCGGCCACCCCACCCCCATGCAGAACTTCCTCACCACCCATGCCGGGCTGGCCGGCCGCTTCCCCCACACCGTGGCTTTCACCAGCCCCACCCCCAACGACATCGTGGCTCTCGGGCACCGCCTCGCCGGCAAAGAAAACCTGACCATCGAAGACACCGCATGGGAACTACTGCGCACCGAAGCAACCCGGTTGCGATCGATCCCCCACGGCCACGGCACACTGCTCGACGCCGCCGGCAACGCCCACTACACCCACGACGTCATCCACACCTGCCAGCGCGCACGACTACGCCGACTCCACAAACTCGCACCCCACCGCCGCGACCTCGAACACCTCCTCCACACCAACCCCAGTGTCCTCCACGCCAACACCACCGACATGCAACGCGCCCTCACCGCAACACACCCAGCCGTGAGCACCTAA